TCTTTGCAAGATAAGGTTTTTATAGAGGCCTTTGGAGGAAGTGCTTTAATGGCATTAGAAGCAAGAAGCAATGGTTGTTTAAAAAGTTATGCCATAGAAAAAGATAAAAAGGCTTATGAAATAGCTTTAAAAAACGCTTCTGGTGTTGATCAAAATACTCTTTGTTTTAATGATGATACTTTTAAAAAAACTCCTCAAATTATTCAAAATTCCAAAGAAGATATTATTTTATATCTTGATCCTCCATTTGATATTAGAGAAGGTTTTTTTGATATTTATGAAAAAACTTTAAAATTGATAGAAAATATACAAAATTCAAATGTAAAAATCATTATCATTGAACACCACAGCACTTTTAAAACTCCAACTAAAATACAAGATTATGAGAAAACTAAAGAAAAAAAATTTGGCTCAACTACTCTAAGTTTTTACTCCTTTATATAAATTTGGAACTTTTTTTGCTTTAATTTTATGAAAATAGCATAGATTAAAGGAAGAATCGATGAGAATATTATTATTTTGCTTGGTATTAAATCTAAGCGTTTTTGCAGCTACTATTAAAGAACTTACCAATGTAGTGGGTGTTAGAGATAACCAACTTATAGGATATGGTTTGGTTGTTGGTTTAAATGGAAGTGGAGATGGTACAAGTAGCGAATTTACTCTACAATCTATTTCAAATATGCTTCAAGGTATGAATGTAAAAGTTAGCCCAGGCGATATAAAATCAAAAAATACAGCAGCAGTAATGGTAACAGCAAAACTTCCTGCTTTTGCAAGAAGCGGAGATAAACTTGATGTAAGTGTAGCTTCTTTAGGTGATGCAAAATCTTTACAAGGTGGAACCTTACTTATGACAGCTCTAAAAGGAGTTGATGGAGAGATTTATGCAGTAGCTCAAGGTTCATTAGCTATAGGTGGACTTAGCCCAAGACCGGGTGCAGCAGGAACACACTCAACCTCAGCAAATGTTATTAATGGCGCTGTAGTAGAAAGAGAAATTCCACAAAACTTTAGTCAAAGCGAAGATTTGATTTTAAGCTTAAAAGAAGCAGATTTTAAAACAGCTAATAATATAGAAAGAGTTTTAAATACTATTTTTGACGCAGATATAGCAAAAGCTTTAGATTCTAGAACTATAAAATTAACAAAACCTGAAGAATTTTCTCATGTTGAATTTATGGCAAGAGTATTAGAACAAGATATAGCTTATACCCCAGAAAGCAAAGTAATCATTGATGAAAGAACAGGAACTATCGTTGCGGGAGTAAATATAGAAGTTGAACCTATATTAATTACTCATAAAGATATTACTATAAAAATCGATCCAAACAATACCGTAGCTTTAGGACAAAATGAAATCGATATGAAAGATGGTGGTATTTTAGACCCTGTATCTAATACTTTAAAAATCACAAACAATAAAACAACAGTAGCAAACATAGCTAGAATGTTAAATAAACTTGGAGCAGCACCAAATGATATCATAGCTATTATGCAAAATCTAAAAAGAGCTGGTGCAATCAGCGCTGAATTAGAGGTGATATGATGAGAGTTGATAATTATTTAGCGAGCAAAAATTACAGCAGTGAGCTTTATGAAAACATTACCAAGCATAATAATAGCTATAAGGCTGCTAAAAACTATGCAGATAGTGCTTTTAAAAATGATTTAACTCATATACAAGCATTAAATGATGAAGATAAAGCTTTAAAAGAACAAACCGATGCTTTTGAAGCTTTCTTAATCAAAAGTGTTTTGGATATTTCTTTAAAACAAGAAAATTCTTTATTTGGAAAAGATGCAAGTGATGAAATTTATTCATCTATGTATAATGATACTATGAGTAAAGCATTAAGTGGTGGTTTAGGTTTTTCAAAATTATTATTTGATTATTTAAAAGAAAGGCGTTAAGTTATTTTTTTAAGTGTCGATATGGTTCTTAGAGTTTTTCAATAGAACTGGAGGCTTAAAATGATAAACCCTATACATCAAAGCTATGTGGCTCAAGTTGCTACTAGCGATATAAATAAAACAGAAAACAAAGAAAATAACAAGGCAAAAGAAACTCAAAAGGTAGAAGAAAATAAGGCATCTTTTATTGCTTCACAAATAAAGAATGGCGAGTATAAAATAGACTTGCAAGCCACTTCAAAAGCAATAGTAGATTCTTTATTATAATTTTTATCCTTTTTTGGGTTAGTGCCTAAGAAAGGATAAAAAATGGTTAAACAACACTTAGACAAAACAAATTCTATTTTAGAAAAACTCATCAATCTTACTTTAGAAGATATAGCTCAAATTCAAGCTGCTAATCACCAACATGTTAGCAAAAGCGTAGAAGAAAAAACTAAACTTGTAAATGATTTTCAAATTGCTAAAAAAAATCTTGATAAGGCTTTAGTAGAACTTAGCAATCAAGGAAACAATAAGGGTTTAGACGAACTTTTAGATGATGAAGATAAAGAAAAACTTGCTCTTTTAAAGCAAAATTTAAATACCTTGCACCAAAAAAATAAAGAGTATGCTAAGCTAGCTCTTATTATTAAAAATTTTTACGACAATCTTTTAAACACAATGTTTGAACAAAATGGAACAAATAATGCTTATGGGGATAATAAGACAATTCCAGATTCATTATTTAAGATCAATGTTTAAAGGCTAAGTCATGGGAATTTTTGATAGTTTATATACAGGGGTTAGTGGTATAAGAGCTGCTGAACTTCAAATCAATACCACAGGTAACAATATCTCTAATGCAAATGCAGTATTTTATACTAGACAAAGAGCGGTGCAAAGTTCAGGTATGTCTCTTGATAGAGGTGGCTTACACCTAGGAACAGGTACGCAAATTGATACTATTAAAAGATTGCATGATGAGCATTCTTATTATGAGCTAAAAAACGCCACTACTCAACAAAACTATACAAATTATTTAGGACAAATTTTACAAGAAGCAAGTCAAAGATTTCCTGATATGCAAGGAACTGGTATTTTACAAGATTATAAAAATTACTATGATGCGTGGAATAACTTTGCTTCCAACCCAAGCGATGGAGCAAGTAAAATAGATCTTGTTAATAGTGCAAACACATTAGCTCAAAACATACAAAAAACATTACAAGATCTTAGCAAAATGCAACAAACAGTTAATGAGCAAATTCAACAAACCGTAGATGAGATTAATAACATTGGTCAAGAAATTGCAAATATTAATAAACAACTTGAAAATGAAGAAGTTTTACCTACCGATAATGCAAATCAACTAAGAGATAAAAGAGATGAGCTCGAACTTAGACTTTCAAAGTTAGTTAATGCTGTTGCTTGGAAAGGAACAAGCTCTCAAGATAGTACTTTAGAATCTACCATGACTGATTCTGGAAGATATTATGATTTAAGTATTCAAGGTTTTAGTATAGTAAATGGCTCTAGCTTTCACCCTTTAAAATTAGATAATAACAACCCTAATGGTTTTTATCAAATTTATTATGAAGTAAATGATGAAAACCGCTATGATTTAACAAGCAAAATTTCAGGCGGACAGCTTGGTGCTCAACTTGATCTTAGAGGTAGAAATTATGATGGCAATCATGATACTTACAGCGATGGAAAATTACAAGAGTATAAAGATATGCTCAATACCTTTACAAAAACACTCATAACTCAAACTAATAATGTCTATGCTCAAGCAGCAACCGATAAAGTAAATTCAGATGATTTAAAAGGTTTAAAATCTGATACTTCTTTAATGAGTTATGATAAAAACATCCAAGCAGGAAGCTTTGACATCACAGTTTATGATGAAAAAGGTGAGCCGGTTGCTACTAGAACTATAAAAATAGATGTTAATACCACTATAGAAGATGTTATTAAACAAATCAATGCAGATATTGATGATAATAAAAATGGTCAAGGTGGTGATGATTTAAATGATTATTTTCAAGCCTTTTATCATTATGATGGAAAAAGTGATAGCGGAAATTTCCAAATCAATGGCTTAAAAAAAGGTTATAAAATAGCTTTTAAAGACAATGGCACAAATTTCCCAGGCGCTTTAAATGTATCTTCATTTTTTAATGGTCAAGATGCAAGTAGCATTAATGTAAATTCAAGCATTAGAAATGATCCAAATAGTTTAAAAGCTAGTTCAAACGGAGTTGATGGAAATAACGATGTAGCTAACGCTATGTTGCAACTTCAAAATCAAAAAGTAAATTTTTATAATAAAGATGGTACAGTAGATACTATGACTTTGGATGGATATTATAGAAAATTTACAGGCCAAATTGCTTCAGATGCTGAAAGCAATGGCTTTGCGCATGCAACTAATATGACGGTATTTAATACAGCTTATGCAGAATACCAATCAAAAAGTGGTGTAAATACCAATGAAGAATTAGCAGCACTCATACAATATCAAGCAAGTTATGGCGCTGCAGCTAAAATCGTAACTACCGTTGATCAAATGCTTGAAACCTTACTTGGTTTAAAATCTTAATGCAAATTAAAGCTCTTTTAGATGAAGCAATTTTAAGCAAAAACACTCAAAAAGAGCTTTTCTCTCATCCTGATCCTTTACAAATTGCAAGTGTTTATAAAGATGAAAATATAGCCTTGCTTTGTGCTTTATTTGCCTATGG
The nucleotide sequence above comes from Campylobacter lari. Encoded proteins:
- a CDS encoding RsmD family RNA methyltransferase, yielding MHKTQEYQSVRDFLKNYKEDKKTSSKKQAQKIYTTIESGIYKGKKILLPSLDTTRSTKSIVKSCVFNVLRFSLQDKVFIEAFGGSALMALEARSNGCLKSYAIEKDKKAYEIALKNASGVDQNTLCFNDDTFKKTPQIIQNSKEDIILYLDPPFDIREGFFDIYEKTLKLIENIQNSNVKIIIIEHHSTFKTPTKIQDYEKTKEKKFGSTTLSFYSFI
- a CDS encoding flagellar basal body P-ring protein FlgI — protein: MRILLFCLVLNLSVFAATIKELTNVVGVRDNQLIGYGLVVGLNGSGDGTSSEFTLQSISNMLQGMNVKVSPGDIKSKNTAAVMVTAKLPAFARSGDKLDVSVASLGDAKSLQGGTLLMTALKGVDGEIYAVAQGSLAIGGLSPRPGAAGTHSTSANVINGAVVEREIPQNFSQSEDLILSLKEADFKTANNIERVLNTIFDADIAKALDSRTIKLTKPEEFSHVEFMARVLEQDIAYTPESKVIIDERTGTIVAGVNIEVEPILITHKDITIKIDPNNTVALGQNEIDMKDGGILDPVSNTLKITNNKTTVANIARMLNKLGAAPNDIIAIMQNLKRAGAISAELEVI
- a CDS encoding rod-binding protein yields the protein MRVDNYLASKNYSSELYENITKHNNSYKAAKNYADSAFKNDLTHIQALNDEDKALKEQTDAFEAFLIKSVLDISLKQENSLFGKDASDEIYSSMYNDTMSKALSGGLGFSKLLFDYLKERR
- a CDS encoding flagellar biosynthesis anti-sigma factor FlgM; its protein translation is MINPIHQSYVAQVATSDINKTENKENNKAKETQKVEENKASFIASQIKNGEYKIDLQATSKAIVDSLL
- the flgN gene encoding flagellar export chaperone FlgN, with translation MVKQHLDKTNSILEKLINLTLEDIAQIQAANHQHVSKSVEEKTKLVNDFQIAKKNLDKALVELSNQGNNKGLDELLDDEDKEKLALLKQNLNTLHQKNKEYAKLALIIKNFYDNLLNTMFEQNGTNNAYGDNKTIPDSLFKINV
- the flgK gene encoding flagellar hook-associated protein FlgK; translation: MGIFDSLYTGVSGIRAAELQINTTGNNISNANAVFYTRQRAVQSSGMSLDRGGLHLGTGTQIDTIKRLHDEHSYYELKNATTQQNYTNYLGQILQEASQRFPDMQGTGILQDYKNYYDAWNNFASNPSDGASKIDLVNSANTLAQNIQKTLQDLSKMQQTVNEQIQQTVDEINNIGQEIANINKQLENEEVLPTDNANQLRDKRDELELRLSKLVNAVAWKGTSSQDSTLESTMTDSGRYYDLSIQGFSIVNGSSFHPLKLDNNNPNGFYQIYYEVNDENRYDLTSKISGGQLGAQLDLRGRNYDGNHDTYSDGKLQEYKDMLNTFTKTLITQTNNVYAQAATDKVNSDDLKGLKSDTSLMSYDKNIQAGSFDITVYDEKGEPVATRTIKIDVNTTIEDVIKQINADIDDNKNGQGGDDLNDYFQAFYHYDGKSDSGNFQINGLKKGYKIAFKDNGTNFPGALNVSSFFNGQDASSINVNSSIRNDPNSLKASSNGVDGNNDVANAMLQLQNQKVNFYNKDGTVDTMTLDGYYRKFTGQIASDAESNGFAHATNMTVFNTAYAEYQSKSGVNTNEELAALIQYQASYGAAAKIVTTVDQMLETLLGLKS